One Nocardia iowensis DNA window includes the following coding sequences:
- the ilvN gene encoding acetolactate synthase small subunit, with the protein MSTTHTLSVLVEDKPGVLARVAALFSRRGFNIESLAVGGTEIPEISRMTIVVTVEDLPLEQVTKQLNKLVNVIKIVEQDSDTSVARELILVKVRADASVRTQVIEAVTLFRAKVIDVSPDALTVEATGTRSKLDALLRMLEPYGIREIVQSGVVAVGRGPKSITATR; encoded by the coding sequence ATGAGTACCACTCATACCCTCAGCGTGCTCGTCGAGGACAAACCGGGCGTGCTGGCGCGGGTCGCGGCGCTGTTCTCCCGCCGCGGCTTCAATATCGAGTCGCTCGCCGTCGGTGGCACCGAGATCCCGGAGATCTCCCGGATGACCATCGTCGTCACCGTCGAGGACCTGCCGCTCGAGCAGGTCACCAAGCAGCTCAACAAGCTGGTCAACGTCATCAAGATCGTGGAGCAGGATTCCGACACCTCGGTGGCCCGCGAACTGATCCTGGTGAAGGTCCGCGCCGACGCCAGCGTGCGGACCCAGGTGATCGAGGCGGTTACGCTCTTCCGGGCGAAAGTGATCGACGTCTCCCCGGATGCCCTCACCGTCGAGGCGACCGGAACCCGGTCCAAGCTCGACGCGCTGTTGCGCATGCTGGAACCGTACGGAATTCGGGAGATCGTGCAGTCCGGTGTGGTGGCGGTGGGCCGTGGTCCCAAGTCGATCACCGCGACTCGCTGA
- a CDS encoding acetolactate synthase large subunit has protein sequence MSAPTARPGPSARRPAPSANQPTAPAGSSTTSANRRQVPPERVTGAQSVVRSLEELGVDTVFGIPGGAILPVYDPLFDSTKVRHVLVRHEQGAGHAATGYAQATGKVGVCMATSGPGATNLVTPIADAQMDSVPIVAITGQVGRGLIGTDAFQEADISGITMPITKHNFLITEGIDIPRIIAEAFYLAASGRPGAVLVDIPKDVLQMQTTFSWPPEMRLPGYRPVTKPHGKQVREAARMILEAKSPVLYVGGGVIKADASPELLELAEMTGIPVVTTLMARGAFPDSHQLNMGMPGMHGTVGAVAALQRSDLLITLGARFDDRVTGQLDSFAPDAKVIHADIDPAEIGKNRHADVPIVGDCREVIIELIETLKADPAAKSPLLDLTDWWKYLDGVRKSYPLGWTAPSDGSLSPEFVIDALGRLAGPDAIYCAGVGQHQMWAAQFIKYEKPRTWLNSGGLGTMGYAVPAAMGAKMGAPDKEVWAVDGDGCFQMTNQELATCAVEGVPIKVALINNGNLGMVRQWQTLFYQERYSNTDLGTHTLRIPDFVKLAEALGCHGIRVEREEDVEAAIREAQAINDRPVVIDFIVGKDAQVWPMVAAGTSNDEIMAAHGIRPLFDDDEQAAEPAVIHEAMSHEKNKVNEG, from the coding sequence GTGAGTGCACCAACCGCACGGCCCGGGCCATCGGCCCGCAGGCCAGCGCCCTCGGCTAATCAGCCGACCGCGCCCGCTGGCAGTTCGACGACGTCGGCCAACCGCCGCCAGGTCCCGCCCGAGCGGGTCACCGGCGCGCAGTCGGTTGTCCGGTCACTCGAAGAGCTCGGCGTCGACACCGTATTCGGCATTCCCGGTGGCGCGATTCTTCCGGTGTACGACCCGCTGTTCGACTCGACCAAGGTGCGCCATGTGCTGGTCCGCCACGAGCAGGGCGCGGGTCACGCCGCGACCGGCTACGCGCAGGCAACCGGCAAGGTCGGCGTCTGCATGGCGACGTCGGGTCCCGGCGCGACCAACCTGGTCACCCCGATCGCCGACGCGCAGATGGACTCGGTGCCGATCGTCGCCATCACCGGCCAGGTCGGCCGCGGCCTGATCGGCACGGACGCCTTCCAAGAGGCGGATATCTCCGGCATCACCATGCCGATCACCAAGCACAACTTCCTCATCACCGAGGGCATCGACATCCCGCGCATCATCGCCGAGGCCTTCTACCTGGCCGCCAGCGGTCGCCCGGGCGCGGTGCTCGTCGACATCCCGAAGGACGTCCTGCAGATGCAGACGACCTTCAGCTGGCCGCCGGAAATGCGCCTGCCCGGCTACCGTCCGGTGACCAAGCCGCACGGCAAGCAGGTGCGCGAGGCCGCGCGAATGATCTTGGAAGCCAAGTCGCCGGTGCTCTACGTCGGCGGCGGCGTGATCAAGGCCGACGCTTCACCCGAGCTGCTCGAGCTGGCCGAGATGACCGGCATCCCCGTGGTCACCACGCTGATGGCGCGCGGCGCCTTCCCGGACAGCCACCAGCTCAACATGGGCATGCCCGGCATGCACGGCACCGTGGGAGCCGTTGCGGCACTGCAACGGTCGGATCTGCTGATCACCCTCGGCGCCCGTTTCGACGACCGGGTGACCGGCCAGCTCGATTCGTTCGCGCCGGACGCCAAGGTGATCCACGCCGACATCGACCCGGCCGAGATCGGCAAGAACCGGCACGCGGACGTGCCGATCGTCGGCGACTGCCGCGAGGTGATCATCGAACTGATCGAAACCCTCAAGGCCGATCCGGCAGCCAAGTCCCCCCTGCTCGACCTCACCGACTGGTGGAAATACCTCGACGGCGTCCGCAAGAGCTACCCGCTCGGCTGGACCGCGCCGAGTGACGGTTCGCTGTCGCCCGAGTTCGTCATCGACGCGCTCGGCCGCCTGGCCGGACCGGATGCCATCTACTGTGCCGGCGTCGGCCAGCACCAGATGTGGGCCGCCCAGTTCATCAAGTACGAAAAGCCGCGCACCTGGCTGAATTCCGGCGGTCTCGGCACCATGGGCTACGCCGTCCCGGCCGCCATGGGCGCCAAGATGGGCGCGCCGGACAAAGAGGTGTGGGCGGTCGACGGCGACGGCTGCTTCCAGATGACCAACCAGGAGCTGGCCACCTGCGCCGTCGAGGGCGTGCCGATCAAGGTCGCGCTGATCAACAACGGCAACCTGGGCATGGTCCGCCAGTGGCAGACGCTGTTCTACCAGGAGCGTTACTCCAACACCGATCTCGGCACGCACACCCTGCGCATCCCCGACTTCGTGAAGCTCGCGGAAGCCCTTGGCTGCCACGGCATCCGGGTCGAGCGCGAGGAGGACGTGGAGGCCGCGATCCGCGAGGCGCAGGCCATCAACGACCGCCCCGTGGTGATCGACTTCATCGTCGGCAAGGACGCTCAGGTGTGGCCGATGGTCGCCGCAGGCACCAGCAACGACGAGATCATGGCCGCCCACGGCATCCGCCCGCTGTTCGACGACGACGAGCAGGCGGCGGAACCCGCGGTCATCCACGAGGCCATGTCGCACGAGAAGAACAAGGTGAACGAAGGATGA
- a CDS encoding PH domain-containing protein yields the protein MSSPHQSVPPGKSSHTAAAGSDTGSASAARVIRIPRLAFLGVFILLMCVFFMFVGWPAGLWWLLFIPVVVGVWVWRTQTTVSEAGLDLRTMFGSRHLDWSQLKGVRIPKRGYVRADLVDGTEVKLPAVSYDRVRDLAAASRGRIPDPYAVPPASDGGGAVVDGGDGDTVSAVGEGADSKAGVVSGTAGAESGEAGVDSGRFGLGESEGDDGNADVDGGKAEAGDDTRGKDGAQ from the coding sequence GTGTCATCACCGCATCAGTCCGTGCCACCGGGTAAATCGTCCCACACCGCTGCCGCGGGATCGGATACGGGTAGCGCCTCGGCCGCCCGTGTGATCCGCATCCCACGCCTGGCCTTCCTCGGCGTGTTCATCCTGCTGATGTGCGTGTTCTTCATGTTCGTCGGCTGGCCCGCCGGGCTGTGGTGGTTGTTGTTCATCCCGGTGGTGGTGGGTGTCTGGGTATGGCGGACGCAGACGACGGTCTCCGAAGCGGGACTGGATTTGCGGACGATGTTCGGGTCTCGGCATCTGGACTGGTCCCAGCTGAAGGGGGTGCGTATCCCGAAGCGTGGATACGTGCGCGCCGATTTGGTCGACGGCACCGAGGTGAAGTTGCCCGCGGTGAGTTATGACCGGGTGCGTGATCTGGCGGCGGCGTCGCGGGGAAGGATTCCAGATCCGTATGCGGTGCCGCCGGCGTCGGATGGTGGGGGCGCGGTGGTGGACGGTGGTGATGGCGACACAGTTTCCGCTGTTGGCGAGGGTGCTGATAGCAAGGCTGGAGTCGTCAGCGGCACGGCCGGAGCCGAGAGTGGCGAGGCCGGAGTCGACAGCGGACGATTTGGACTCGGCGAATCCGAGGGCGACGACGGCAATGCTGATGTCGACGGCGGCAAGGCTGAAGCCGGTGACGACACCCGCGGCAAAGACGGCGCGCAGTAG
- the ilvD gene encoding dihydroxy-acid dehydratase, which produces MPPLRSRTTTIGRNAAGARALWRATGMTDSDFGKPIVAISNSYTQFVPGHVHLKNVGDIVAEAVRAAGGVPREFHTIAVDDGIAMGHGGMLYSLPSREIIADSVEYMVNAHTADALVCISNCDKITPGMLNAAMRLNIPTVFVSGGPMEAGKAVVVGGVAQAPTDLVTAISASANQAVSDEGLSEIERSACPTCGSCSGMFTANSMNCLTEALGLALPGNGSTLATHAARRALFERAGTVVVDIANRWYRADDASVLPRNVANAKAFRNAMALDVAMGGSTNTVLHTLAAAREGEVDFDLHTIEETSRRVPTLSKVSPNSDYHMEDVHRAGGIPAILGELRRAGLLETEVSTVHTRSFDEWLDTWDIRSGKASEEAIELFHAAPGGVRTVEPFSTENRWSSLDTDAEGGCIRDVEHAYTREGGLVVLRGNIAPDGAVLKTAGIDEELFTFQGPALVVESQEEAVSAILNKQIKPGDVLVVRYEGPAGGPGMQEMLHPTAFLKGAGLGKQCALITDGRFSGGTSGLSIGHISPEAASGGTIGLIENGDQIRIDVGTRTLEVLVDEPVLADRRAKMEASERPWQPINRDRPVTTALRAYAALATSADKGAVRHVP; this is translated from the coding sequence ATGCCACCGCTTCGTTCACGCACCACCACCATCGGCCGCAATGCCGCAGGCGCCCGCGCACTCTGGCGCGCCACCGGCATGACCGATTCCGACTTCGGCAAGCCGATCGTCGCCATCTCGAACTCCTACACGCAGTTCGTGCCGGGCCACGTGCACTTGAAGAATGTCGGCGACATCGTTGCCGAGGCGGTGCGCGCGGCGGGCGGTGTGCCACGGGAATTCCACACCATCGCCGTCGACGACGGCATCGCGATGGGTCATGGTGGCATGCTCTATTCGCTGCCGTCGCGCGAAATCATCGCCGACTCAGTCGAATACATGGTGAACGCGCACACCGCCGACGCGCTGGTGTGCATCTCGAACTGCGACAAGATCACCCCCGGCATGCTGAATGCCGCTATGCGGCTGAACATTCCGACGGTGTTCGTTTCCGGCGGGCCGATGGAGGCCGGTAAGGCCGTGGTCGTCGGTGGTGTCGCGCAGGCACCGACCGACCTGGTGACCGCGATCTCGGCGAGCGCGAATCAGGCTGTGTCCGACGAGGGTTTGAGCGAGATCGAGCGATCCGCCTGCCCGACCTGTGGATCGTGCTCCGGCATGTTCACCGCGAACTCGATGAACTGCCTCACCGAGGCGCTGGGACTCGCGTTGCCGGGCAATGGTTCCACGCTGGCCACCCATGCCGCGCGCCGTGCGCTGTTCGAGCGGGCGGGCACCGTGGTCGTCGACATTGCCAACCGCTGGTACCGCGCGGACGACGCGTCCGTGCTGCCGCGAAATGTCGCCAACGCCAAGGCTTTCCGCAACGCTATGGCCCTGGATGTGGCAATGGGCGGCTCGACCAACACCGTGCTGCACACGCTGGCCGCCGCGCGGGAGGGTGAGGTCGACTTCGATCTGCACACCATCGAGGAGACCAGTCGTCGGGTGCCGACCCTGTCGAAGGTGTCACCCAACTCCGACTACCACATGGAAGACGTGCACCGGGCCGGTGGCATCCCCGCCATCCTCGGCGAGTTGCGCCGGGCCGGTCTGCTGGAGACCGAGGTGAGCACCGTGCACACGCGCAGCTTCGACGAGTGGCTCGACACCTGGGATATCCGCTCCGGCAAGGCATCCGAGGAAGCCATCGAGTTGTTCCACGCCGCGCCGGGCGGGGTGCGCACGGTCGAGCCGTTCTCCACCGAGAACCGCTGGTCCTCGCTCGACACCGATGCCGAGGGCGGTTGCATCCGCGATGTCGAGCACGCCTACACCCGGGAGGGCGGGCTGGTCGTGTTGCGCGGCAACATCGCCCCCGACGGCGCCGTGCTCAAGACCGCGGGCATCGATGAAGAGCTGTTCACCTTCCAGGGACCCGCGCTCGTCGTGGAATCCCAGGAGGAAGCGGTCTCGGCCATCCTCAACAAGCAGATCAAGCCCGGCGACGTGCTCGTCGTCCGCTACGAGGGCCCTGCTGGCGGCCCCGGCATGCAGGAAATGCTGCACCCCACCGCCTTCCTGAAGGGCGCGGGTCTCGGCAAGCAGTGCGCACTGATCACCGACGGCCGCTTCTCGGGCGGTACCTCGGGCCTGTCCATCGGCCACATCTCCCCCGAAGCAGCCAGCGGCGGCACCATCGGCCTCATCGAAAACGGCGACCAGATCCGCATCGACGTCGGCACCCGAACCCTCGAGGTCCTCGTCGACGAACCCGTCCTCGCCGACCGCCGCGCCAAAATGGAAGCCTCCGAACGCCCCTGGCAACCCATCAACCGCGACCGCCCCGTCACCACCGCCCTCCGCGCCTACGCCGCCCTCGCCACCTCCGCCGACAAGGGCGCCGTCCGCCACGTCCCCTAA
- a CDS encoding DoxX family protein, with protein MTEKPKDTSDPSAAQSSVPSTAEQSAVSSTGRGVTSPYDSPTEQFPKLTKDVPRTDDELGLDPDVPPVGASGTSPDATPAYAYASIPPAANAPTDTGRLRRRNGDDRRGTLDFGLFLLRLIVGGTFIYHGLQKLTGWFHGPGLDGTRDFMEKGGWDHPTLSAILVTVGEVGGGALLVLGLATPLAAGAVLAVILDAWAWKQGMNPGFQYKASVPSGVELESILAGTAAVIILTGPGRWALDRNRGWATRPFAGSFAVLLLAIAAAVLAYWYLHGGNPLTGIGPFN; from the coding sequence GTGACCGAGAAGCCGAAAGACACATCCGACCCCTCGGCGGCCCAGAGTTCGGTGCCGTCCACGGCCGAGCAGTCGGCGGTGTCGTCCACCGGTCGAGGCGTGACCAGTCCGTACGATTCGCCGACCGAGCAGTTCCCCAAGCTGACCAAGGACGTCCCGCGCACGGACGATGAACTCGGCCTCGACCCCGACGTCCCCCCGGTCGGTGCCAGCGGCACGTCGCCGGACGCGACCCCCGCCTATGCCTACGCGAGCATCCCGCCTGCCGCGAACGCGCCGACCGACACGGGCAGGCTGCGCCGCCGCAACGGCGACGATCGCCGCGGCACACTGGATTTCGGCCTGTTCCTGCTGCGTCTGATCGTCGGCGGAACCTTCATCTACCACGGCCTGCAGAAATTGACCGGCTGGTTCCACGGCCCCGGCCTCGACGGCACCCGCGACTTCATGGAGAAAGGCGGCTGGGATCACCCGACGCTGTCGGCCATCCTGGTCACCGTCGGCGAAGTCGGTGGCGGCGCACTCCTCGTCCTCGGCCTGGCCACCCCGCTAGCCGCGGGCGCAGTCCTCGCGGTCATCCTCGACGCCTGGGCCTGGAAGCAAGGCATGAATCCCGGCTTCCAGTACAAGGCGTCCGTACCGAGTGGCGTCGAACTCGAGAGCATCCTCGCAGGCACCGCCGCCGTCATAATCCTCACCGGCCCCGGCCGCTGGGCCCTCGACCGCAACCGCGGCTGGGCCACCCGCCCCTTCGCCGGCTCCTTCGCCGTCCTCCTCCTAGCCATAGCCGCCGCCGTCCTCGCCTACTGGTACCTCCACGGCGGCAACCCCTTAACCGGCATAGGCCCCTTCAACTAA
- a CDS encoding PQQ-dependent sugar dehydrogenase: MRLVVGRVAVSLVLGSVLVGGCARFDDSASSPFTPEPTLHGANIDPKKPSQPPTSTTRPSGPCIDPDPAVVATCLDTTGGLVALGDGALVAERRTGRILKVAPETPPTEVARVDVDGSSDGGLSDIVLSPTFHEDGLMYAYITTASDNRVVRIAEGGGPPKDILTGIPKGASGNHGAIDFATPTQMLVLTGDAGNPGAANNPSSLAGKLLRVNSPAPGATAEVAVSGIGIAGDVCRDSKDSIWITDRTAVEDRLQRLGGDGVVTTAWTWPDRPGVAGCAAATDGVAIALTKAKALAIAAADQNTHAVTSAPTLLAQDKYGQLGGAAVGADGSIWVGTVNKTDGQPGPYDDRVVRIPPPQAGGNGPD, from the coding sequence ATGAGGTTGGTTGTTGGTCGGGTTGCGGTGAGCTTGGTGCTCGGGTCCGTGCTGGTGGGCGGATGCGCGCGGTTCGATGATTCGGCGTCGAGCCCGTTCACGCCGGAGCCGACGCTGCATGGAGCGAACATCGACCCCAAGAAGCCGTCGCAGCCGCCGACGTCGACCACCCGCCCGAGCGGGCCCTGCATCGACCCGGACCCGGCTGTGGTGGCTACCTGTCTGGACACCACCGGCGGTCTTGTCGCGCTGGGTGACGGCGCGCTGGTTGCCGAGCGGCGCACCGGGCGCATTCTCAAAGTGGCGCCGGAGACCCCGCCCACTGAGGTGGCCCGGGTGGACGTGGACGGCTCGAGCGACGGCGGCCTCAGCGACATCGTGCTCTCCCCGACCTTCCACGAAGACGGGCTGATGTACGCCTACATCACCACGGCCAGCGACAACCGGGTGGTGCGCATCGCCGAGGGCGGCGGCCCGCCCAAGGACATCCTGACCGGAATCCCGAAGGGCGCCAGCGGAAATCACGGTGCCATCGACTTCGCCACACCCACCCAGATGTTGGTGCTGACCGGCGACGCGGGCAATCCCGGCGCCGCGAACAACCCGTCCTCGCTGGCGGGCAAACTGCTGCGAGTGAACTCCCCTGCGCCCGGCGCCACCGCGGAGGTGGCGGTGTCGGGCATCGGCATCGCGGGTGATGTCTGCCGGGACAGCAAGGACAGCATCTGGATCACCGACCGCACCGCCGTCGAGGACCGGCTGCAACGGCTCGGCGGCGACGGTGTCGTCACCACCGCGTGGACCTGGCCCGACCGCCCCGGCGTCGCGGGCTGCGCCGCCGCGACCGACGGCGTGGCGATCGCACTGACCAAGGCGAAGGCCCTCGCCATCGCGGCGGCCGACCAGAACACCCACGCCGTCACCTCGGCCCCGACCCTGCTCGCGCAGGACAAGTACGGGCAACTCGGCGGTGCTGCGGTCGGCGCGGACGGCTCCATCTGGGTGGGCACCGTCAACAAGACCGACGGCCAGCCCGGACCGTATGACGATCGGGTAGTGCGCATTCCGCCACCCCAGGCTGGTGGAAACGGTCCCGACTAG
- the gatB gene encoding Asp-tRNA(Asn)/Glu-tRNA(Gln) amidotransferase subunit GatB: protein MSAPTVDLMDYSDVIARFEPVLGMEVHVELSTATKMFCGCPTEFGADANTQVCPVCLGLPGSLPVVNEKAVESAIRIGLALNCSITPWGRFARKNYFYPDQPKNYQISQYDEPIATNGYLDVLLDDGSTFRVEIERAHMEEDTGKSTHVGGATGRIHGASHSLLDYNRAGVPLVEIVTKPITGAGERAPEVARAYVTALREVLKSLGVSDVKMEQGSLRCDANVSLMPLGAREFGTRTETKNVNSLRSVEVAVRFEMRRQAAVLANGGTIVQETRHFHETDGTTSPGRVKETSEDYRYFPEPDLEPVAPEPEWVDELRGTIPEYPWLRRSRIQSDWGLSDEVMRDLVNAGALDLIIATVDAGAPANEARSWWVAYLTEKAKEREVSLEDLPITPAQVAEVINLVEAKTVNNKVAKQVVDFVLAGEGEPAQIVEAKGLGMVSDDSALQAEVEKALAANPDIAEKIRSGKVQAAGKIVGDVMKATRGQADAARVRELVIAACS, encoded by the coding sequence ATGAGTGCACCCACAGTCGACTTGATGGATTATTCGGATGTCATCGCCCGGTTCGAGCCGGTGCTTGGCATGGAGGTCCACGTCGAGCTGTCCACCGCAACCAAGATGTTCTGCGGTTGCCCGACCGAGTTCGGCGCCGACGCCAACACCCAGGTGTGCCCGGTGTGCCTCGGCCTGCCTGGCTCGCTGCCGGTGGTGAACGAGAAGGCCGTGGAATCGGCGATCCGCATCGGCCTCGCGCTGAACTGTTCGATCACCCCGTGGGGCCGGTTCGCGCGCAAGAACTACTTCTACCCGGATCAGCCGAAGAACTACCAGATCAGCCAGTACGACGAGCCGATCGCCACTAACGGCTACCTCGACGTGCTGCTCGACGACGGCAGCACCTTCCGGGTGGAGATCGAGCGCGCGCACATGGAGGAGGACACCGGCAAGTCGACCCACGTCGGCGGTGCGACCGGCCGCATCCACGGCGCCAGCCACTCGCTGCTCGACTACAACCGGGCTGGTGTGCCGCTGGTCGAGATCGTCACCAAGCCGATCACCGGTGCGGGCGAGCGGGCCCCCGAGGTCGCTCGCGCGTACGTGACCGCATTGCGTGAGGTGCTCAAGTCGCTCGGTGTGTCCGACGTCAAGATGGAGCAGGGTTCGCTGCGCTGCGACGCCAACGTGTCGCTGATGCCGCTCGGCGCAAGGGAATTCGGCACCCGCACCGAGACCAAGAACGTGAACTCGCTCAGGAGCGTCGAGGTCGCCGTCCGCTTCGAGATGCGCCGCCAGGCCGCGGTGCTGGCGAACGGCGGCACCATCGTGCAGGAGACCAGGCACTTCCACGAGACCGACGGCACCACCTCGCCCGGCCGCGTCAAGGAGACCTCCGAGGACTACCGCTACTTCCCCGAGCCGGACCTGGAACCCGTTGCGCCCGAGCCGGAATGGGTGGACGAGTTGCGCGGCACGATTCCGGAATACCCGTGGCTGCGCCGCTCGCGCATCCAGTCCGACTGGGGCCTGTCCGACGAGGTGATGCGCGACCTCGTCAACGCGGGCGCACTCGACCTCATCATCGCCACCGTCGACGCGGGCGCCCCCGCGAACGAGGCCCGCTCCTGGTGGGTCGCCTACCTCACCGAAAAGGCCAAGGAGCGCGAGGTTTCGCTGGAGGATCTGCCGATCACCCCCGCCCAGGTCGCCGAGGTGATCAACCTGGTCGAGGCGAAGACGGTGAACAACAAGGTCGCCAAGCAGGTCGTCGACTTCGTGCTCGCGGGCGAAGGTGAACCCGCGCAGATCGTCGAAGCCAAGGGCCTCGGCATGGTCAGCGACGACAGCGCCCTCCAAGCCGAGGTCGAAAAGGCGCTCGCCGCAAACCCGGACATCGCCGAGAAGATCCGCTCCGGCAAGGTCCAGGCCGCAGGCAAGATCGTCGGCGACGTCATGAAGGCGACCCGCGGACAAGCCGACGCGGCACGCGTGCGCGAGTTGGTCATCGCCGCTTGTAGCTGA
- a CDS encoding alpha/beta hydrolase family protein has protein sequence MRTGRAIALALFMIAVLVAGCSSGSDSNPPEPTTGDWHGAIEVPGRPTEVGVTFTDKGTATIDIPTQGVTAVELKDVKSDRNEVSFAIADIPGDPKFRGAYDQGSDRITGDFVQGGQTFKLALQRGKIAPLARPQEPKPPFPYQSEDVTYRNGDLPIAGTLTKPEGNGPFPAVLLITGSGPQDRDEGLMGHKPFLLIADTLTKAGYAVLRTDDRGVGGTGGKLDDANYTDLSNDVAAGVGFLRGRPDIDPTRVGLLGHSEGGYLAPLVAARPDSGVAFLILMAGPGVSGHDVLVEQTRLIAAAGGAPADVIDTRVRQTAELAALLKAGDLAGAKELVRKQNEAKPAEERAPESEVTAGITPYLAALVAYEPGPALSALRVPVLAFFGEKDLQVPPSQSEPAMRSALAANPDATIHVFPGLNHLMQPTETGFPGEYSTIETTVSPDVLSYVTGWLTQRVPPK, from the coding sequence ATGCGCACTGGTAGAGCGATTGCGTTGGCTCTGTTCATGATTGCCGTGTTGGTTGCGGGATGTTCGTCGGGGTCGGACTCGAATCCGCCCGAGCCGACCACCGGTGATTGGCACGGGGCGATCGAGGTGCCAGGGCGGCCGACCGAGGTCGGAGTGACGTTCACCGACAAGGGCACGGCCACCATCGACATCCCCACCCAGGGCGTGACGGCGGTGGAATTGAAGGACGTGAAGTCCGACCGGAACGAGGTGTCCTTCGCGATCGCCGACATCCCGGGCGACCCGAAGTTCCGCGGCGCCTACGACCAGGGCAGCGACCGCATCACCGGCGACTTCGTGCAGGGCGGGCAGACGTTCAAACTCGCACTGCAGCGCGGCAAGATCGCCCCGCTCGCCCGCCCGCAGGAACCGAAGCCGCCGTTCCCGTACCAGTCCGAGGACGTCACCTACCGCAATGGCGATCTGCCCATCGCGGGCACCCTGACCAAACCCGAGGGCAACGGGCCGTTCCCGGCGGTCCTGTTGATTACCGGCAGTGGCCCGCAGGACCGCGACGAAGGTTTGATGGGCCATAAGCCCTTCCTGTTGATCGCGGACACGCTGACCAAGGCCGGTTACGCGGTCCTGCGCACCGACGACCGCGGCGTCGGCGGCACCGGCGGCAAGCTGGACGACGCGAACTACACCGACCTGTCCAATGATGTCGCGGCCGGTGTCGGCTTCCTGCGCGGACGCCCGGACATCGATCCGACCCGCGTCGGCCTGCTCGGGCACAGCGAAGGTGGCTACCTCGCGCCACTGGTCGCCGCGCGTCCCGATAGCGGTGTCGCCTTCTTGATCCTGATGGCCGGACCGGGCGTGTCCGGCCACGATGTGCTCGTCGAGCAGACCCGGCTGATTGCCGCGGCAGGCGGCGCCCCCGCCGACGTCATCGACACCCGAGTGCGGCAGACGGCCGAGCTCGCGGCACTGCTGAAGGCGGGTGACCTGGCGGGCGCGAAGGAACTGGTGCGCAAGCAGAACGAGGCCAAGCCCGCCGAGGAGCGCGCCCCGGAATCCGAGGTCACGGCGGGGATCACGCCGTACCTGGCCGCCCTCGTCGCCTACGAACCGGGGCCGGCCCTGTCCGCCCTCCGTGTTCCGGTGCTGGCGTTCTTCGGGGAAAAGGATCTCCAGGTGCCGCCGAGTCAGAGCGAACCCGCGATGCGCAGTGCCCTCGCCGCGAACCCTGATGCCACGATCCACGTCTTCCCCGGCCTCAACCATCTGATGCAGCCCACCGAAACCGGGTTTCCCGGCGAATACAGCACGATCGAGACGACCGTCTCGCCGGACGTGCTCAGCTATGTGACGGGGTGGTTGACGCAGCGGGTCCCGCCGAAGTAG